In a genomic window of Rhododendron vialii isolate Sample 1 chromosome 12a, ASM3025357v1:
- the LOC131309955 gene encoding 14-3-3-like protein GF14 iota, producing MVSIDWNCCWFGREMVESMKNVAKLDVELIVEERNLLSVGYKNVIGSRRASWHIMSSFEQKEKSQGNDHNVKIIKGYRQKVEEELSKICNDILTIIDKHLIPSSKSEEATVFYYKMKGDYDRYIVEFNQEKKEAAEQSLKGYEAASASANIDLPSTHPICLGLALNFSVFYYEIMTSPERACHLAKQAFDEAIAELDTLSEDSYKDSTLIMQLLRNNLTFWTSDLLEDGGGEDNVKAEEPKAAEPEH from the exons ATGGTTAGTATTGATTGGAATTGCTGCTGGTTCGGCCGAG AAATGGTTGAGAGTATGAAGAATGTTGCAAAACTTGACGTGGAGCTGATTGTGGAGGAAAGAAACCTTCTTTCTGTGGGGTACAAGAACGTCATAGGTTCCCGGAGAGCATCATGGCATATTATGTCTTCATTTGAGCAGAAGGAAAAGTCTCAGGGAAATGATCACAATGTGAAGATCATCAAGGGTTATCGCCAGAAGGTAGAGGAGGAGCTTTCAAAGATTTGCAATGACATTCTGACCATAATTGACAAGCACCTCATCCCCTCTTCCAAGTCAGAAGAAGCGACTGTGTTTTACTACAAGAT GAAAGGGGACTACGACCGGTATATTGTTGAGTTCAACcaggaaaagaaagaagcagCTGAACAGTCATTGAAGGGCTATGAG GCTGCTTCTGCCTCTGCTAATATAGATCTCCCTTCAACACACCCAATTTGTCTCGGCCTTGCTCTCAACTTTTCCGTCTTCTACTATGAAATAATGACTTCTCCAGAGAG AGCATGCCATCTGGCTAAACAAGCTTTTGATGAAGCAATTGCAGAGTTGGATACATTGAGTGAGGATTCGTACAAAGACAGCACCCTGATTATGCAGcttttgagaaataatctcaCATTTTGGACCTCTGATTTGCTTGAAGATGGAG GGGGCGAGGACAACGTTAAAGCTGAAGAACCAAAAGCAGCAGAGCCAGAG CATTGA